ATTGAGATTAATCAGACAATCATTCGGTGAGAAGCGAACAGCTATTAGATGAGGTAGAAAATGCAGGATCTTGTTCAAATGAAATGTGTAGCCTGCCAAAAGGGTGCTCCTACAGTCACAGAAGAAGAGATTGCTGAGATTCACCCATTAGTACCCAAGTGGGAGATCGTGGATCGCGACAATATCAAACGACTGGAGAGGATGTTTAAATTCGACAATTTCTTGCAAGCTTTATTATTTACGAATAAGGTTGGCGATCTGGCAGAGGAGGAGGGCCATCATCCCGCGCTCTTGACAGAGTGGGGTAAAGTGACAATAACCTGGTGGACGCACAAGATAAAAGGACTGCATAGGAACGATTTTATCATGGCCGCAAAAACGGATAAATTGTATAATACTCCGGATTTCAATTGAACATGGAATAACCGAAAAGTTATACTTCTTTTTTGGAATACCGACTTTGTAGACGAGGAAAATTAATATGACTATTCAAGAATTTATTACCAGGTTCCCGGAAATACCAGCTGATCTACATAACGAATCATTGCTAGCGGAATATGCCGAAACTTTTGGGGGATTGTTACGAATTGCCAGCAAGCCAAGTGCCTGTTCCACCGAATATGATGCCGGCAATCACTATTACCTGCAACTTGTCGGTCCTATGGATATCTATCGGTATGGTCTTTCCACAAAGGAGAAAGTGCTTACTCAACTTCAAGACCTCCTGAATCAACACAAAAATAATCCGGATGGATTTGCCGCTTGCCTTCTTCCGACAGATATCGCGTCAAAGGAGGTTAAGGGTCCAGGTTGTGAATGATTAGTTCCTTACATTTACTAAGATTACGCTAACCAATTTCTCGATATGAGATAGGACTTCTTTTCGCCGTAACGGGGTAAGTCACCTGCGCCGAAATTCTTTTTACATTACTTACAATATATGTTTTCAAAGCAATTTAACGCCTAAATCAGCCACCACGTTAGCGGTCGGCTGCTTTGATTTTTTAGCCATTATTCACTTTGGTTGCTTCACAGTTCTCAAGTAAGGTTTTACTGTTTTCCAACCATCTGGAAACATTGTTTCAGCTTCTTCATTTGAAACAGAGGGTACGATGATTACATCGTCACCATCTTTCCAATTTACAGGGGTAGCTACTTTGTGTTTTACTCGTAACTGCATAGAATCGATGACTCGTAAAATCTCATCGAAATTACGGCCTGTCGTCATTGGATAGGTTAACATTAATTCAATCTTTTTATCTGGGTTAATAATAAATACTGATCGAACTGTCGCGTTTGTCATGGCTGTGCGTCCTTCTGAGGTACCTTCTTCTTCAGCAGGTAGCATGTTATATAATTTTGCAACAGCTAAATCACTATCACCTATCATTGGATAATTAACAGCATGCCCTTGAGTTTCTTCTATATCTTTAGCCCATTCAATATGGTCTTCTACTGGGTCAACACTTAAACCAATAACTTTACAATTCCTCTTTTTGAATTCGGGCTCCAAGCCAGCCATATAACCTAATTCGGTGGTACAGACGGGCGTGAAATCTTTAGGATGTGAAAATAAAACTCCCCAGCTATCACCTAACCACTCATGGAAATTGATTTCCCCGTGGGTAGTTTGGGCTGTGAAGTTAGGCGCTTCGTCGTTGATTCTAAGTGACATAACGTTCTCCTTAATTAATTGAAAGATTTATTGTTAATAAATATCCATATACATCTAAAATTGCTAACAAGTAATTCTATGGTTTCTTGACAACATCCCAAAGTTATAAGATTTTAATTGGCAAGAGAAATTTTAACTCCCGTTCTAGTTCAGTATCCTCGGCTTTGTAAACAACACCCATTCCACCTTCGCCGAGTTTGGAGAGGATTTTGTCCCGCCTGGGCGGGATGGTTTTGCCGATCACTTATCCAACCCTACTTTTTTCACCAGTTCAATAAATCTCGGATCGGAACGAAGATTATCCCAAAATGGATCAACCTTAATGTAAGTCAGCCACACCGATCTTTGCTCAAGAGATAGTTTCAACAATTCCAGCGCTTTTTCTTTTTCTCCTAATCCTGCATAAATCATTGCCACATGGTAAGGAGAAACAACACGTTTTGATGAGAGTTTATCCATTTCAACCAGCGTTTTCTCGGCTTCCTCAATATTTCCTGAAATCCCATAAGTATAACCGAGCCCTGCTAATACATCTGGACTATCACTGAGTCGTAGCGCTTCTTTCATGTACTCAATGCCTTTAGCGGTCTGGTTTTTTAATACATAAGCTTTACCGATCCAATAATGGGTCAAATAAAAATCTTGATCCATACTTAGTGTTTTTTGTAGATGCTCCAGGGCGAGATCATACCGTCTGGCCGCAATGTAGGCATAGCCAAAAGTCGCGTTGATAATAAGTGAATGCGGGTCGACAGTCAACGCCTGCTTGAGCTCGGCAAACCCTTCCTCAAAACGGCCACGGTAATACAATCCTAGGCCATACCAGTGATGGGCGGTTGCATAATTGGGATTCAATTCAATAGCGCGCCTAAAACTTTTATCAGAGAGTTCCCATTCCCACTCAATTTGATATGCTGAGGCTAACGAGGTATGCGCTTCCGCCAGTTGCTCATCTATCTGAAGGGCTTTTAATGCAGCTGATTTTGCTTTTGGGATGGCTTCTATGGCGGGCAAAACAGTGTAATATGGGAATAAACCATAACAGTCGGCCAAACCCGCATAAGCGGCGGCATAGTTTGGGTCTCTATCTATCGCTTGTTGAAAATACCCCAAAGCTGTTTTCAGTGCCTCGCCTGTCCGCTGATTCCAATAAAAACGGCCTTTTAAGTAGAGTTGATACGCTTCCCTATCTTCGGTATGCCGTTTGACCAATCTGCTCTTGTCATCGCTGCTCAGTTTCAACCGTAAGCTGGTTGAAATTTGCTCGGAAATGGCATCCTGAACTGCAAAAATATCATCCATCGTGCGATTATATTGCTCACCCCAAATCTGCGCTCCGTCCGAGACATCAACCAATTCGGCGTTGAGACGTAGAGCATTCCCTCGTTGAACTATCGCTCCCGTCAATACAGCTCGCACGTTTAGCTCCTCTCCCACCTGCTGTGCCGTCATATCTTTTCCTTTGAAACGAAAAACGGTGTTGCGAGCCATTACCCGTAGCTCCGGCAGTTGGGAAAGTTTAGTGATGAGGGTTTCGGTGATGCCGTCGCTCAGATATTCGATGTCGGGATCGTTGTTTGAGTTGACGAATGGAAGCACTGCGATGGAATCGATTGGCTGGCTGCGGGTGAGGAAATAGATGAGCCCGGCCGCGGTTACCAACACAGCAAGGATTGCAAGGCCATAGTAGGCAAAAGATTTATTAAACCGGTTTTGTTGTGGAGCTTTTTGCACGGGTTTAGATTGCGTCATACCCGTCTTCGAAAGTATTTCTTTTGTCTCTGATTCCTTCTTTAATTCGCTTAAGTCTGCAATTAGCTCGGCAGCCTGTTGATAGCGACCTGAAACATCCTTTTTGAGGCATTTGTTGATGATCCGTTCAAGTTCCATAGGAATACCGGTGCGCAAACCTGTGACTGGTTCAGGTTCCTCATTCAGAATGGAATAGGTGATGGCTTGTTCATAGTCACCTTTGAAAGGGTATTGACCTGTCAACATTTCATAGATCAAAACTCCTAATGAAAATATATCCGTCCGATTGTCAACCTCTTCGCCCCTGGTCTGTTCAGGTGACATATATGAGGCTGTTCCCAGGGTTGTTCCGGCTTTCGTGAGCTTTGTCTGACTACCTAACTTTGCCAACCCGAAGTCCATGATCTTGACTTCACCCCGATCGGTCAGCATTATATTGGCTGACTTGATGTCACGATGAACAACGCCGCCTTCGTGTGCTACCTGCAAACCTCTTGCTATTTCGGTGACAAGATTAAGGGCTTCATCAATTGGCAGGAGGCCAGCTTCAATTTTATCCTTTAATTCCTTACCCTTGATGTATTCCATAACGATGAACATCTCATCATCGACTTCTTCAATACTATGAATTGTAGCGATGCTGGAATGGTTCAGGCGAGCAGCAGCTTGCGCTTCAACTCTGAAACGTTTTCTTTCCTCACCATGCTTTGCTATATGTTGTGGCAGGAATTTGATTGCTACTTCGCGTTTAAGTTCGGTGTCCTCGGCTTTGTAAACAACACCCATTCCACCTTCGCCGAGTTTGGAGAGGATTTTATAATGGGATATTGTTTGACCAATCATTGTTCATTCCTATTGGGATTACCAAAGCTGAAAATATCGATGGAAATAATGCTAAACTAATCAATTATATCTATGTAGTCAAGGTGTTTTGATTCGTGAATATGGATAAGTTCTTCCCGTGGGGTTGATTTAATTCATCCGTCAAGCTGGCGTTCGATAATATTCGAAATTCAATCCAAGTAATATTGGTTTTGATTGAATTCTTCAAACAAAAGTAAGAAATGAAAACATAATGTCTCCCAAAAAATCAAACACTACCGATTTTCAGAGACTTTTTCAATAAAATATCAGGCGGATAGAGTTTATCCCCCCAACGGGGGCAGGAACTTCAAGGCGACGAATCGGTCGAGTTTGGTGTCTTCGGCTTTATAGACGACACCCATCCCGCCTTCGCCTAACTTCTGTAGGATTTTGTAATGGAGAATTTTTTGTCCAATCATAGTTGGGCTTCCTCAAGAAATAATGTCGGGACAGGTTCCCGTCTTCACTGAGTTTTTCAAGGATTTTGTAATGTGAAATTGTTTTACCGATCATGATATGTTTATCACAAGATAGTTTTTGATTTTATTCAGGAGATATTTTCTGGAACTACGATATTGCATATTACTAGTTGATAAGTCAAAAATCAATGATTTTCTTGGAAATTAGTTGAAAACTAGTGGTAAGAAAAGTTCTAAGAATAGGTATATAAAAAGTGTAAGTAGAATCGTGTGCACTAAATGTCCCAATATGTCCATATTTGTCCCTCACCCTAGTAAAAAAGGCTCGCCTTACGACGAACCTTGCATACTGTTTTTATTGAACTTACCTTAGTAGCGGGGGTAGGATTCGAACCTACGACCTTTGGGTTATGAGCCCAACGAGCTACCAACTGCTCCACCCCGCAATGACGGTTAATAATATAGGGTATTTTTCTGATTTGTCAAGAGGATTACATTTTGCTTATCTTTTCCAATAAAATTCCTACAGCGTTATCATCAAATTATCGATCAACCTGGTTTTTCCGATCCATACGGCAATAGCAATTAATATCTCACCCTGTAGAATAGCAACAGGTTTAAGCTGAGTCGTTTCAACGATTTCAATATAATCAATTTTGGCTGATGAAACCGATTCGATCATCTTCTCTAAAGTGGACTTTATCATTACTGCTCCTCTCTCGCCTGATTCGATGAGTTCTCTGGCTCGATTTAGAAATTGGTTCAAAATGAGCGCATCCTTTCTCTCAGATGCAGAAAGATAAATATTTCGTGAACTCATCGCCAAACCATCCTCTTCGCGGATAATCGGGCCAATAATAATTTCAATGTCAAAATTGAGATCCCGAACCATTTGCTTAATCACAAAACATTGCTGGGCGTCTTTTTGCCCAAATACGGCAAAATGTGGTTTTACGATGTTAAATAACTTTGCTACGATTGTCGTTACTCCACGAAAATAAACCGGCCGCGATGCGCCACACATCAGCTCTGTAATCTGTTTCACAGATACGTAAGTACGATAAGGGTCCGAATAAATCTCATGTTCATTTGGATAAAAAAGGATGTCGCAGCCCCGCTCCTTTGCCAGGGTTTCATCCTGTACGAAATCCCGGGGATAAGCATCAAAATCCTCATTCGGATCAAATTGGGTCGGATTAACAAAAATGCTCATTACGGTCAGGTCTGAATTTTGCCGGGACAGATCCAATAAGGAAAGGTGCCCTTCATGCAAAAATCCCATTGTGGGAACGAAACCAATGCGTTTTCTTGCAAGGCGGCTTTGTTCTGCAACCCACTGCATTTCATGGATTGTCTTAATGATTTTCAACGATCCCGGATACTTCCTTAACTTTTGCTTTTAACCACATTCAACGTCCAATCGTATTGAATGAAATTGATTGAAAAATCATCAGGGATTTGCTCATCATGATATTTATTGATGAAATCGATAATCGTTTTTCCCTCTTCTGTAAAATCATCTTTGTACCACTTGAAGATTTCGGTCACAAAAATTTTCTTTGACTTTTTATCAACTCGAACATTCTTTTCATTATTTAACGATTCCATGGATTTTTGCTTGAGCTGCTGATCCAAAGTCTCACCAAAAAAAGCGCTATCAATCAGAATCGGACATCCCATTGCTGCACATACAAGGGCAAAATGGATCCTGGCATCTTTAAATTTTGGTCGAATTATTTTATTTTCGATATCATTCAGGGTCAGTTTTTTATTTCCTACCGAATGCACTTGTTGATCAAAAAACCCCGATACATCCATGGGTGACTTTATTGGGTAGACTTCTACGACTGAATGTAAAACAAGAATATTGTATGTATTTATCCAGAAAGCCAGCTCTTGATTCTTGCTGGAAAATTCCAGTGAATCAATTTTTGCCAGGTACCTTATGACTTTGTCCAATTTGGCGCGATTTTTCTTGAGAGACGGATAATCAACCAATCCATCCCGAACATATTCTTTGAATATCTCATCGCTTTGCTGACTTAAATCAGATGGAAGACCATCTGCGAGTAAAAAGCTCGCGCCTGAAAAATAAATCAGGGCAACAAGTACTAATCGGATTACAAATCTTACCATGACGGACCTTTAATTATGTTATAATTTCGGAAATTAGTCATTAGAATTTGCTTCGGATTCCTGAACTTGTCAGGAACAGGTTTCGAATTTCTGATTTTATAGACTCGTTCAAATTATCCGTTTTAGGCGAAGGTTTTTTATGCCTTATACAAATGGCCAACATAGTCTTCATAGCCATTGTAGGGCCTGGTTGGAATTCTCTCACCCGTGTTAATGTCACGTTCAGTAGCCTGAGACCAACGGGGATGAGGAATTTTTGGATTTACATTCGAAGTAAAACCATATTCGCTGGGTGCAACCGTATTCCAGAACGTAGCTGGTTGTTTTCTAACGAATTCGATCTTCACAATTGATTTTATGCTTTTGTAACCATATTTCCAGGGTGTGACAAGTCGAATCGGTGCCCCGTGTTGGGTGGGCATTGCATGTCCGTAAATTCCCGTGACCAGCATAGTCAATTCATTCGTCGCTTCTTCCATGGTGAGGGCTTCATAATACGGCCAGGGATACCAGGATTGAGTTTTCTGGCCAATGGCTTGATCCGGTTTATTGAAGGTAACGAATCGGATAAATTTCGCCTTGGAAGTCGGCTCAACTTTATCGATCAGCGCTGTTAATGGGAACCCGGTCCAGGGGACAACCATCGACCATGCCTCAACACAGCGGTGACGATAAACACGCTCTTCAAATGGCATGGTTTTTAGCAAATCCTCTACATCGAACGTACCCCCTTTATTGACTAATCCTGAAACTTCAACTTGCCAGGGTTTGGTTTTGAATTTTTCTGCCAGTTTCCAAACGCGATCCTTATCAGTCGTAAATTCATAAAAATTATTATAGGACGCCGGTATCTCTTCGCGGGCGATTTCCCGGTCTACCATGTATTTTGTATTTCTTTGCACCGGGTATATGCCCTCGGCTTTGGGAATCGATCGCCAAACCGAGGCATCTTGTCCATGCGCTTGATTTCCAGTGCACCCATTCACTAACGCATAGGCGCCTAACCCCAAACCACCCATCCGTTTCAAGAATTGCCTTCTGTTTGAGTAAACACTCTCCGGGGTGACATCACATTCGGGAATTTCCCAACCACTTTTTATTTTAATAAATGCCATCTTTCACTCCTGGTTAGTACTTTTGTCAATTTCAGAATTTTAACAATTTTTGACTATTAATTCTTCCAAACACTATTTTAATTAAAACAATAGTTATACTAAAAGTATCACGATTGATTATTATTTCTAAAATAAATTGTTTTTTAATAAATGAAAAATTAATACAAAAATCAAATCAGGTTCTCTGACTTAATTAATATTATTTTTGACTTTTGTATTTGGTAATTTAAATTTGAGTTCATTTTAAAAAGGTGGGATACCGATTCCATCGCTCTCATAAGTATTTGTTTTTATGTATAAATTTTTTTTAGAAAAGCGATTGAATCGGTTTTTAGAGTAAACTCAAATTTTAAATTATAAATATTTTAATTTTGGAATTATTCTCTTCTCACACCTAGTTAAACGATTCCTAATTATCATCGCAATATTCAATGACAACCAATGACATTATATAATCAGAATTTGACAATTCATTACTATTTTATTCTGAAACACACGTTATTTTGGAACCATTTCACTCGTTCCTCCAGAGACAGCACTGTGTATAACTAAAATTTTATTTTGCCAATGTTAAGGATTTTAATAATTGTTTTTTCATAAGATTTTGCCAAATAATCCCAATCGTACATAAAAAATCTATCTTTGATAAACTTTAAAAAAACCTTGCTACTTCTTATTTCCATGTTTACATTCAGTTAATTAGTGAATAATCAAAAACTAAATTGACAACATTCCAAATAAAGGAGAATTGTCATGGTAAATCGACGTGAATTCTTTGGGGCAGTTGGCAAACCCGCAGCTGCTGTTTTGGCGGTCGCCGTAATCGATCCATTCAAAATGACCCATGCATTGGAGGCTCTCGCTAATCATAAGGGAACCCCGGAAGACATTGCAAAGGATGAATCCTACTGGTTTGAAATCCAGCAAGGTTTTACGGTCGATAGAAGTATCGTCAATCTAAATAATGGTGGCGTGAGCCCCGCCACTAGCATAGTCCAGGAAGCCATGAAGAGACACCTGGATTATTCGAATACTGTGCCTGTTTATACCATGTGGCAAATCCTGGAACCCCAGCGGGAAGGCGTGCGGAAAAGACTAGCCCGGGAATTTGCTTGTGATCCAGAAGAGATCGCCTTAACCCGAAATGCATCGGAAGGCTTGCAAATTTGTCAACTGGGATTTGATTTGAAAGCTGGCGATGAACTGCTGACGACCACCCAGGACTATGGCAGGATGATTAACACATGGAAACAACGCGAGCGTCGCGAAGGTCTTGTCATGAAACAATTCAAAATTCCCGTTCCGGCAGAAGACCCCGATGAAATTGTGCGATTATTTGAGAAGAATATTACCTCAAAAACAAAAGTCATTTTGATGTGTCACATGATCAATTTAACCGGCCAGATTTTGCCGGTCAAAAAAGTGGTGCAAATGGCCAGGAAAAAAGGGATCCCAGTAATCGTGGATGGCGCCCATGCATTTGCGCATTTCGATTTTAAACATGAAGATTTGGATTGCGATTATTATGCCACCAGTTTACATAAATGGTTGTGTGCACCTCATGGCACTGGCATGTTGTATGTCCGCAAAGATAAAATTGAGGGATTGTGGCCGATGATGGCTGCTCCGGAAAAGATGGATTCTGATATTCGCAAATTCGAAGAAATTGGTACTCACCCTGCCGCCAATTACCTGGCAATTGCCGAGGCATTGACATTTCACCAGGGCATTGGAGCCAAACGCAAAGAAGAAAGACTCCGTTACCTGCGCAACCGATGGGCTAACCAGCTTTTGAAACATGACCGGGTTCGACTAAATACCAGTTTGATGCCGGAATTTGCCTGTGGTTTGGCCAATGTCGATATCGAAGGACTGGACCCAGGTGCGTTAGCCAAACATTTCTGGAATAAGTATAGGATCATTGTTACACCAATCAAGCATAAAGAATTCCAGGGCTTGCGAATAACTCCGAATGTGTACACGACTCTTGAGGAAATTGATCGTTTTGTGGATGCAATGGAAAAAGTGATTAAAAACGGGTTGCCGAAAGCTTAGTATTTAAAAACAGTATTACTGTAACCTATTAAAATTGTAATTATCAATATTATTAAACCTCCGCTACCTCTCCTTAAACAAGGAGGGGAATTTCCTCCCTTTGATAAGAGGAGTTTAGGTGGGGTAATTGAGACAAACAAATTACCACACATTCTATAG
This region of candidate division KSB1 bacterium genomic DNA includes:
- a CDS encoding 4a-hydroxytetrahydrobiopterin dehydratase, whose translation is MQDLVQMKCVACQKGAPTVTEEEIAEIHPLVPKWEIVDRDNIKRLERMFKFDNFLQALLFTNKVGDLAEEEGHHPALLTEWGKVTITWWTHKIKGLHRNDFIMAAKTDKLYNTPDFN
- a CDS encoding peroxiredoxin — protein: MSLRINDEAPNFTAQTTHGEINFHEWLGDSWGVLFSHPKDFTPVCTTELGYMAGLEPEFKKRNCKVIGLSVDPVEDHIEWAKDIEETQGHAVNYPMIGDSDLAVAKLYNMLPAEEEGTSEGRTAMTNATVRSVFIINPDKKIELMLTYPMTTGRNFDEILRVIDSMQLRVKHKVATPVNWKDGDDVIIVPSVSNEEAETMFPDGWKTVKPYLRTVKQPK
- a CDS encoding protein kinase, which gives rise to MIGQTISHYKILSKLGEGGMGVVYKAEDTELKREVAIKFLPQHIAKHGEERKRFRVEAQAAARLNHSSIATIHSIEEVDDEMFIVMEYIKGKELKDKIEAGLLPIDEALNLVTEIARGLQVAHEGGVVHRDIKSANIMLTDRGEVKIMDFGLAKLGSQTKLTKAGTTLGTASYMSPEQTRGEEVDNRTDIFSLGVLIYEMLTGQYPFKGDYEQAITYSILNEEPEPVTGLRTGIPMELERIINKCLKKDVSGRYQQAAELIADLSELKKESETKEILSKTGMTQSKPVQKAPQQNRFNKSFAYYGLAILAVLVTAAGLIYFLTRSQPIDSIAVLPFVNSNNDPDIEYLSDGITETLITKLSQLPELRVMARNTVFRFKGKDMTAQQVGEELNVRAVLTGAIVQRGNALRLNAELVDVSDGAQIWGEQYNRTMDDIFAVQDAISEQISTSLRLKLSSDDKSRLVKRHTEDREAYQLYLKGRFYWNQRTGEALKTALGYFQQAIDRDPNYAAAYAGLADCYGLFPYYTVLPAIEAIPKAKSAALKALQIDEQLAEAHTSLASAYQIEWEWELSDKSFRRAIELNPNYATAHHWYGLGLYYRGRFEEGFAELKQALTVDPHSLIINATFGYAYIAARRYDLALEHLQKTLSMDQDFYLTHYWIGKAYVLKNQTAKGIEYMKEALRLSDSPDVLAGLGYTYGISGNIEEAEKTLVEMDKLSSKRVVSPYHVAMIYAGLGEKEKALELLKLSLEQRSVWLTYIKVDPFWDNLRSDPRFIELVKKVGLDK
- a CDS encoding pantoate--beta-alanine ligase, translating into MKIIKTIHEMQWVAEQSRLARKRIGFVPTMGFLHEGHLSLLDLSRQNSDLTVMSIFVNPTQFDPNEDFDAYPRDFVQDETLAKERGCDILFYPNEHEIYSDPYRTYVSVKQITELMCGASRPVYFRGVTTIVAKLFNIVKPHFAVFGQKDAQQCFVIKQMVRDLNFDIEIIIGPIIREEDGLAMSSRNIYLSASERKDALILNQFLNRARELIESGERGAVMIKSTLEKMIESVSSAKIDYIEIVETTQLKPVAILQGEILIAIAVWIGKTRLIDNLMITL
- a CDS encoding DUF547 domain-containing protein encodes the protein MVRFVIRLVLVALIYFSGASFLLADGLPSDLSQQSDEIFKEYVRDGLVDYPSLKKNRAKLDKVIRYLAKIDSLEFSSKNQELAFWINTYNILVLHSVVEVYPIKSPMDVSGFFDQQVHSVGNKKLTLNDIENKIIRPKFKDARIHFALVCAAMGCPILIDSAFFGETLDQQLKQKSMESLNNEKNVRVDKKSKKIFVTEIFKWYKDDFTEEGKTIIDFINKYHDEQIPDDFSINFIQYDWTLNVVKSKS
- the msrP gene encoding protein-methionine-sulfoxide reductase catalytic subunit MsrP is translated as MAFIKIKSGWEIPECDVTPESVYSNRRQFLKRMGGLGLGAYALVNGCTGNQAHGQDASVWRSIPKAEGIYPVQRNTKYMVDREIAREEIPASYNNFYEFTTDKDRVWKLAEKFKTKPWQVEVSGLVNKGGTFDVEDLLKTMPFEERVYRHRCVEAWSMVVPWTGFPLTALIDKVEPTSKAKFIRFVTFNKPDQAIGQKTQSWYPWPYYEALTMEEATNELTMLVTGIYGHAMPTQHGAPIRLVTPWKYGYKSIKSIVKIEFVRKQPATFWNTVAPSEYGFTSNVNPKIPHPRWSQATERDINTGERIPTRPYNGYEDYVGHLYKA
- a CDS encoding aminotransferase class V-fold PLP-dependent enzyme, with amino-acid sequence MVNRREFFGAVGKPAAAVLAVAVIDPFKMTHALEALANHKGTPEDIAKDESYWFEIQQGFTVDRSIVNLNNGGVSPATSIVQEAMKRHLDYSNTVPVYTMWQILEPQREGVRKRLAREFACDPEEIALTRNASEGLQICQLGFDLKAGDELLTTTQDYGRMINTWKQRERREGLVMKQFKIPVPAEDPDEIVRLFEKNITSKTKVILMCHMINLTGQILPVKKVVQMARKKGIPVIVDGAHAFAHFDFKHEDLDCDYYATSLHKWLCAPHGTGMLYVRKDKIEGLWPMMAAPEKMDSDIRKFEEIGTHPAANYLAIAEALTFHQGIGAKRKEERLRYLRNRWANQLLKHDRVRLNTSLMPEFACGLANVDIEGLDPGALAKHFWNKYRIIVTPIKHKEFQGLRITPNVYTTLEEIDRFVDAMEKVIKNGLPKA